CTCCTTCAGAAAAAAGTCCCACTTTTAATTTTTCATAACAAATGTCAAGGAAAAacttatttatgtttttaatacttcattcacatacaagAACGTAAACGGACCAAAATTTGCAAAAATTTGCAACTACTTGAATCCATGTCTTTTATACACAGTCACttaatgttttgtttacaaTATCTTTGATGTGAACATCTATTTAATCTGTTTTGAAAGTAATATGACTTTTTTCTGGAGGACTTCTGTTCAGTACTTTTAGTCAAGGACTTTTTTCCAATAGTCCTTAAATACATGACTCAAATACAATCACTTTTTCCCTTGATGATATTTCCAATTATAGACCATTTACAGCCAGCGCTAGTAAAAGCTTAGCAAAAGTACCTTACATAGGCTGCTTATCATGAGTCTGACTGACTATGATGTCTTGTCTGATGGGGTTCATTTGAGTACTTTTTATCCTGGATTACTGTGAGCTACCACCCTGACGTGCCAACCTGTGATATTATTGTACTCAATACGAATTATTACCTCAAATTGCGCCTGTATGATTGCACTGGAAATTCtgagaaatttgaaaaaaattcatTACGATTCTGATATacagacaaaaacatacatgtatatttccatTGATTAGGtctatttttttccaaaaatgGAGTCAAGTAGAAATGTAACGGTAATAGTTTGGAAATCTGCTCTTGGAGGTATGTGAAATTAGTGTCACTCTTGATTGGTGTCATATTATCTTTCTCGGAATTCATCATGATTTTATAGTATTTTGTTGACCACTAATTTTAGAATCAGACTACTAATCCAGAAGCTTGAAACTACTACCggtatttgcaacactttgggcTTGGCATCTCAGTATCACCTTCACTGAGCTAACATGCTCCGACAAAGCCCATGAATATTTCTTGCTGCATGAATCCTTTCATTCTGTTCATGTTCGTCCCACAGATTTAATGCCAGTAGGGGGATTCCAGACCCAAGGAAGCAGACAAAAGGCCCAGTCAACAAGTGCCTATGGAGTAGGCTCTTTCTACACACCTCAAAAACAGAGAAGCTGTGGTGCCAACAGTGCCAGAGGTAGGAACATGGAGAGATTAGAGGGCAAAGTTTCAACTAATGCTGACAGAGCTAAATTTAGAGTTTTATTACTTGCTCTGGTGGAACTCAATATTACAGACTGCAACCAGGTGCATGTCAAGTTTTaagaaagaaataaacaataaatctAAGATTATAAGTATGTCAACTCATTTTTCATCTAAACTTTTAATAGCTTAGGCACCGAACACTGCTATTTATAGACATGTTTCGGCTGTGATAGCTCTTGTAAAGAGGGATCAGCTGCATCTCTGCGTTTTTATGGTGAGATGAGTTTTACTACTTTTGACAGGTGTCTTTCTCAAAGCTGTTACTGGTACATGCTGAAACTAATATgctgtatttatatttttcctaATATCTGAGTgctaatgtattgcttgtactggttgcAATTAAAAATGAATTTTGGTATGTAATATTTCATGATAGTTTCATCGGTACTTCACCACGGAATTATGTTTATGTGCACCAGAATCTCTGATGTTTAAACACTCTACATTGCAGCTGTAATTTGGTTGGTGCAACTAGGTTTTTATCTCAGGTTGCGCCTGGTGCAAGTTGGTTAACATCCCATAAATTGAGCCCTGTGTTGAGGTTGCATCTTAGCATATATtaacatacactcactcactcactcactcactcactcaaaatttgAGTTTCTGCATTACTTCAGTATTGTCTGCATTACTCCAGAATTTCTGCATCACTTCAGAATTTCTGCATTACTCCAGAATTTCTGCATTACTCTAGAATTTCAGCATCACTTCAGAATACTACTCTCATCTCTTCTGCTGCTTTGTGACAATAATAGTTGTGTTCTGATTAATTCAAATAATCGAAGATTGTTCGCATTGACGAAATCACCAAGCAGTTgattacattttctcataattgaaTACAAACGATTTTGGAAGTACTGTATTAGGATTTGAAACATTTGCCAATGAAACATATCTTTGAAGTTTTCAgggcctgaaaacatgtttatttcttagaaaactcacttcactaactaaaaagtcatgactgaatatttcttgcagACTCTGGGAAAATAATGTTTATGACACATTAGTCATCTCTTTAAAGTAGTAATTTgcatcatgttatacatatctgcaataacatAGGGAAATCTGAAATATGACTCTAGCTAATTTTTTTTTGATGATTGTTCGTTGTTAATGAAGCAGTCATCAGTTGtgacatttcaaccaattcccaacaccaGACAATAAGTTACTTGATATTCGAAAAGGTAAAATGTTTCTTTCCATATTTGTTGATGAGGGCAGTTGCATAGTTTGGAGTTGTAGATAATTATTTTTAGCTATAAAACAATTTATGATTGCTGTAACTAAATTGCAAAATCAAGAGAATTCTTTACATACTACAGCAAAGGGTAAATATTTTGGACTTTTTCAAGTTGCTGGTGGAGGAAATAGGGTACCTTCATCAGCCCCCACTCAAAGTTGCCGCAGCAACAActacagcagcaacaacaacaacacaaacaatgcAGTGAGAGTCGGTTGGGGACACCAAGGCAGTCAGGCAGCTGTTCCTTCCAAAGATCAGAGAAACAGGTTTCATGAGAAAAGACCATACTCAGAGTGTTGTTATTACAATGTGTGTTAAGATGTCTTCTCCAAGCACTTGCACATTTAACAGGAAAAAATAACATTCTCTCGTTCACACCTAGTTATCTGCTTTAGATCCACTATCTGCCTACATAATATTGTCAAAAGAGGATATCATGAAGCACTACATAAGTTCCAGGTGTAAATTTTCATTATGCTGAGGGACCTTGATTACTGAAGTCTGAAGAAATCATTAGAGACAATACAGGCAGAATCAATAtggcatatattttcattttaccaCAAGAATTTGAGCTAACCACTGAAAGTGCCATCATTTGTAAtattaatatgtatttgtatagcgccaatcCAGTTCAGCTTCTCAAAGGCAGTTTTATTTTtccttgatcattggatgtcaaacTCAAATGGCACATCTTatcatcagtctcaactcccatACATACAACTATGTGCTTTCCCCTCCTTATGAGGtatccattcacagctgggtgaatTGGGACACACTAAGTCacaatactttgtccaagttttattgtatgttgctgtacctgcaactaggtgtttgcacgtactcatgtggccaccatctggtgaTTTACCAATGGATCTGTGGGTTTATAACTACACTGGGTTgtatactgtacactagggcTGGAATGATGCACCCAGACCTCGATTCAATTTGATTTTTGATAGTGCACCCTTGATaccatatttttttattcaattCTTCATACAAATAAAAAGATTTCGTTGAACTCTCAGAGTTCAAATAAGTTGGCATTTTTAATGTGAAATCCATCATCCATAATGCAAATTGGATAAATAGCCTGATGTCAACCGATCAATTTCACCTCATTTCAGCTCTTGAAACTGCTCGAGTTGGATTGAATATTACGTTTTCACAGTGTGGCAACAACTGAAATAgatattaaaatattgaatcaaaattatgaaaatggttATCGAAAGTCGAAACTAAGATATCAGATTCAACTTTCAATAAATTTTAATCGAATTGTGACAACATGTCACATTCCCCAACATAGGAAATATAATCATTTATGTGTAAAGCATACGATATAATCAGTATATAATGTTGATAGGATCGGCAGAGGTGGAAGTAATTCCTTCTCCACCCAGTCCACCTCCATCAACAACCAGCCCCAGTACCAGGGCAGCCACCAGACAGCCAGAGGTAATTATACACAGCAGCAGAACAGGAACCAGAACACACAGGGAGTTTATGATCACCAGCCTCaaggtggtggtgtgtggaaTGCAGAGAGAAGCAACTGTGGCCAGAGTTTACACCAGTACAGTCAGCATGCAGCGCCAGCTGGCAGGGGTGGTTCCAAGGGTTGGGGAGGAGCTCCACCTCCACCCAATGTACTCCTGGCTGCATCTCCTCCTCGTCCTGGGAGTCTGTTGATGAATTCAAGAGGGTTTGGACAGGAGTTTACTTCAACTCATACAAGATCTAAGGATGTTTCAAAGGTAAATGTGTTTACTTTgttttcaaagttttcatgttgttttcatgttggCATTCTGACAGATCTACagtacatttcaaaacattgttgttACTGCACTTTACATGCAGTAAAGTTTCTGGACTGAAATAGCAATCTGTATTTTATTTAGGTGTATTTATTCATATTGGCTGATGTTGTGCGTTTCATTCTGTCAGGCCTCTAACATCAAGTCTTCAAGACAATCTGGCACTAAGGGTAAAGACCAGCCAGGGTTGAGAGTACTGTGTTCAAGTGTGGCAATGGTGAAGAGGTCTGTTCTCCAGAATGATCCATTGGGGCCTCACCTGTTTGAAATGTTTGGTGAGTAATAGTAGTTTTAAATTTTATTGGAGTTCTTGTGtagactaacacttagtctctgaatatatgtatacataattTGGATACAAACAGATTCCTCCTTGCAAATTGATAGGAGCCCCCCAGGTGGCAATTCGTCACCGGGCCACCACTGGCCCAGTGCTGTACTAAATGCTGGCCCAGTGCTGCATGCCATCAACGGGCCAGTACCGTTTATCAACGCTGGGTCAGCAATGGGCCATTCATGACATTTCAGTACTGGGCCAGCACTGGGCCAGCACCGGGCCAGCACCGTGCCAGCACTGGGCCAGCACCGTGCCAGCACTGGGCCAGCACCGGGCCAGCACTGGGCCAGCACCGGGCCAGCACTAAACCAGCACCGTGCCTGTACTGAAACTACCGGCTGTACGTAGCTTTTCTGTTACACTATATCGTTTTTCAGCCCCTAACATGCCAAGCTATTGTTCACATTAATGTAATTACCAAtacaacaaagtcagtgaaaaTGGGCTCTCTCAGTCGTCAATTGAACCAAACGCACTCCGTCGTTTTTATAAAACACGAGTAGTGGAATTGAGCATATCCAAATTGCTGGAAATTGTCTAGAATGcttaaaatacatgaaaacgAGGTTGAGTGTTGGTATAGACTTCTCCGCAGTATTAGTTATTTCATGGTGGTAATGACAATGAAGTCGTTAAATGATTTCAATGGtttatatacaaaaatatacattggTATTACATGAATGCTTCCTGAAAGGACTTTCATTTACAATGTGTTATAGAGTGCCGTCACAGCATTCTACTAGGCTTTGCATTCAAGTGATATTGATGAATTAACATCACAATGTGTCGTCATTGGGTGCCGTTACAGTGCTTGCTGCAGTCTTTTTCTTTTCTCGTTCCTTTCTGCCACCATCTCTGTCTGCAGCATTGCGGAACCACAGCTTTATAAAGCTTTCGATTTCAATGTTTGATGCCTTTTGGGTCACCAGACTTTTCCTTGTAGCCTCTGAAATTCCACAAAACGCGCTTTATTAGACAACAATAAAACTCATAGTGACATTATATTAAATGTTGCTGTTGTGTCCATTAACAATAagagtaaatgttgttttcttggtAAATAGTCGTGTCAGTGAGCAAATGAAAACTGGTACAGCACTTTCATTGCAAAGCAACAGCTGACATCATTCTCTCGTGAATTTTTGGTCTGTTGAAGGAGTAACTTCCCCTCGGCATATTACGAGCGTTTTTTCACTTTCTTTACATCTTGAACTAAATTCTCTTGCACTTTTTAAAAATGATAATTTCATTCGAGAGATAAATTACTTTCCCTTTTcacgtttatgttttcattaaatttaAACGCACTAACCCAAGTTTTAAAAAAAGCCCTGCGAACTTATTAAGTTATTATGAATGCAGTGTGAACCCTTTGTTTCTGCTTCACATACCGACTATTGCATCCTTCATTTTCATCCCCTTAAAAGCTGCCTTGGTTCCACTGCCTATCCAGTTGACACTTCTTGCCAGTGGGGTGGTAAAAGCAGCTTCCAGGATGTTATACACGGTGTGCTTTAAACTTGATCCCCCAATTACTCCTAATTGCATCACCTGCATAGAAAGGAAGTGAGGTAATGTCATTCTCTATGCGTTTACTGTTTCAACAGAATATAGATCACGTAAGGACAATAGACATGAAATAACTTACCACACTTCTGAATGCTATGGCATCATCCAATGCCGTGTTGGCGTCATGAAGCTCTTTCAGTGACTTCAAGGGAAGGTCCAGCTTTCTTTGCTCGGCACTTGGTTGGGTTGACTGGGCTGTAACGACCCTTAGGAGTTGGTGCAATAGCTGGTTATTTGTCTTTGTTGTAGCTGTGTTTTCCTCCACAGCCCTAATAAGTTGTAATACTTCAGCTGCAATTAAAACAGATGATTGTAAAACATCCATGTCATGTAACATTTAATGCATTCTTGAAAATTCAAATCTGGAAATATTCAAAATCACTCTCACAGTGTTATAATTGTTATACTGTAACactggaaacaaacaaacctgtagaAGCACCATGAGTAGAAGCACGATGGGGCAACTGTAGCGGTGATGGTGGTCTGAAGTCTGGTTGATGTCTGATACCAGTTGCTGAGTATAACCTTCTAGGTGAACGTCGTACAGCCTCCGTCTGAGTCGTAAGGGGTGTGAGTGGGGAAGACTGCAAGGATTCCCCTGCTGCAGGTGATGCAGGCTGTCTGTTTGAAAACAGATGCGGCAATGGTGGGGGTGTTGGTGACCTGATAGGTGTACTATTTCCAACAGACAGAGACCCAGTCCTCTTACATTTTGCTGGTGGATCCCTCTCTTCCTCATCTTCGCTTGAAGTCGAAAGGTATCTTCTATTTGGCCTAAAGCAAGAGCATTAAAACTCGATAACTGCTTGTGTTTATAAAGATTTATAGAAGATAGAAAGTAACCTAGTGTTTGGAACAGTCAGATACATGCATTTAGCAATTAAGAGTCACTCTTAATTTAAGAGCTTGAGTTACTTTCTTAGTCAGTAAGAATATACGAAGAAACCATTTCCTAAAGACTGAAATAGCCTCTCAGTCAAGAAGATTTCTCTTCAACCATTAATTTCAATTATTTGCATACATAAGTTATATGTGTATGATAATTaattgtttaatgtttaaatcCAAGAACCTCTTCTTTCTTATGCCATCGATCCCATCATCTACATCTGTATATAGATCTGACGTTTCCTCTGCAAGAGGTAGCTTCTTTCTTGCTTTATCATAGGATGCTGCAAATAAACACAAAGTATTCATGATACTCATAACTCAAAGTGAATGATgtaattataaacaaaaatggATACTCTTAATGTAATTAACATGGGGTAACCCTTTAGCTCAGTTAGTACACCACTGGAATCAGAGTCCAAACGACACTGGTTCGATTCACAGCTTGAGCTCCTCTTTCCACTTTTCACTCAGGGCCTGTAACGCACAACTCTTCAAATGTGCATCATGTATATAGacaaaatgtgtcacaaaaccTAAAAGAACACATGATAAAGTATTACTCGCTTACCGTTCTTATAGAGAATTCTGATGTCATAAAGCTCCCATGACTCTTCATTTGGTTGCTGGCAAGTCTTTACGGCCCTGTTCAGCATGTTAATATTCTTAGTTGTGGGCCAGTAGCATTGCTTGCCATTGCTTGCGAGCCATGACTCAGGGATCAGGCCAATGTCACCTGTGCTTGAAAACTCCACGACAAGATACATTCTTCCTGTGACATAACAAATTTTATTGCTAAACATAATTAATACGTGTTCAAGACCTTAAATATGTTAGGTTAAAAACATGCAGCATACTTCAAATTGTATTTAATCTTATAATAGTGTAATGGTATGACATATATCTATGACTTTCCAAAACGTCACGACATTACTAGTTTTCACGGTGCAACAGTGGTAGCGCAATGTATTCATTGTCTTTGGGTAATAAGACATATTTATTCTTAACATTTCTTAACAAAGTAATTTCTAAATGTCTACTCAGTTGAGAAACTTTGTATACACCAATGTTTGAGGAAGAAAGGGGATATGTAAAAAAGTCTTTTTTATCAATGAATTTTTCATATATAACGGTCTTTTCATTATCTGACTGAAGAATTAAGTTGCGGTTAATGCAAACCTCATCATTTATATTTACACAATTGTCACCTCTTGACCTTGAGATAAATATATCGGGTGTTTGAATTTCCTTATACTGTGTAACGGCATCCATTCCACGAAGTAAGGGACCATCTGTATGTTTACATCTTAGATTTTCGTTTTCTGTCCTGGTAGTTTTTCTTCTCTGCGGGTGACCAACAGACTGCTTTTCAGAAAATCTTCTAATCACTTGCTGAAGTGGCTGATTTGGTGTACGGAGCATTTTTTTAATCTCCCCTAAATAACTTTCAAATGCAAATGCCGAAAAGTTATCTAATGGTCCAAAGTTTTTCACATCATCAGACAAGTGCACCAGGGCGTGGACATTATATACTAGCATATCACGCCCATACAAATCGGCAAAATtgtgaacaaataaacaaagcaGTTCCTGAGCATAATCGCAAAAATACCGAGATAATTTGGGgcttatcaagcaagtgatgccTGTAAAAAATAACAGGAAGTTTCTATAAAGTACAGGAGACAGTACACTACTTAAAGCTACAGGGCCTGTATATAGCAGAAACAATCTATACTCTGTTGCTTTCCATCGGTCAATATCACGGAGTGATCTCCCTTTTCTGTGGAATTCTCGTGGGATATAGCTGCTGTAAGATGTTATTATCTCTGATAGTAAATTCACAGCAGTTGAGCCAATCCGACATTTAATGCCAACAGGACCTTTCATCCACAACATAAGTAGTTTCTTTGTAACCCCTAAACACACAAGATGCATGTAGTCTAATGGAAATCGTGACACCATTCCAACTGACAACTGTGTAAATGGAGATTTTCCAACACCAGGGAGATGATGTTCATCATCAGTCATCTCATCAAACTGAACATCTGTTCTCAGGGGAGCATCTGTCTCTGGAAATATTATTTTACCTAACCATTCCCCATTCTGTGTACATCTGTCACATCCTCCATATCCGCTGTGTCCTTTAACTCTTTTAACAAAGGCCCTGGCGGGTGTATCACAAATAACACATGCCAGAATAACTTTTATAGTGGCACCATGATAAATCATCCCTTCTGTCTGCAATgtcttcatttcacttacaaaATCTTGTAGATATTGATCTAAATTTTGTGGCTTTGAGTCACCATAAAATAGACCGATCATAAAGGGTTCTCGTGCCTTGGACCCTTCAATTCTacccagtattggccaaaactGCATTGAAGTGCTTTTAAATACGGGTAGGCCATCTATATTCACTTGTATGGCAATGGATTCTCGCATATCAACATCTTCAATATCACCGATTCGTTGCAAAATTCCATTTGCAATTCCAAAATGGTAGTATTTTCCACCAACAATGTTTTTATATCATAACTTACAGAGGTACATAATAATGTCCTTGGATCTTTCGGTAGTGACGTATAATCTTTCCGGAGTATTTCCAATAGAGCAGAAAGGGCGGCATGTGGAACTTGATATTTCACTGCCCATTCTGACAGTTTAACACGCATTATGTCATCATCTGTCTCTTTGCTATCATTTGAACTGATATCACTTTGTATGTCAAGTAGTATATCAGGTTCATCTGTATCCTCTACCGGTAGAGGGAACATGTTGGTATCCTTTTCATCTTCACCAAATGAATTATGGATTTGACTAGTTGACTGAACTGCTGATCTTGAGTCATCATCAGATATACGTGAACCTTCGTCAGTAGTCAGATCCTCagatctgtttttcttgttgtGAATATGTTCATGTGGAGTCGCATAAGAATCACAACTGTTTGCTGCAATAGCTTCTAAATGTTTAGTAACTCTTTCTCTGATTTTACGACGCCTTGTCCAGTTAGAATCGTTCATGGTCGCTTTATATAACCAGTCTATTATGTGTTTCTTAATACTATTGATGTATCATTAATTTCCCGAACTTATTTCATACTACAGTTGATAAATGTTTCTATTTATAAATACTCCTATGAGATGAATGATGAATTCAGGATCAAAAGCATGCAATTTTTTTCCCTAGTACAATTTCGTTATACCGGCCATAATTAGCATCTGTACATCATTTAAAAGGTTTGTTAGAAATCCAGCTGATGCCTATTATAAAGCTGACATTTATTTAATGCTTATAATTACTGGTATGAATTTATATTTATTCTGTACTAATAATTCATAAAGATTAAACAGAACGTGAAGTATGCAAACTGATACAAGAATGTCAAATAACATTCAGAAGAAATGTTGTTCAAACTAGATCTGTCTGTATGAGAGAGACGGTTGAGAAAATGGCACTGAGATATCAAATTACtgaaacaatgttttcaaaagttAGAAGGTCAATTTCTTGCAGATTTAAAGACTGTGATAAGTAAGAATGGAAGAATAGTTACCTCGTAAGTATGACACTGTTGTTGGTAGACTTTTTCAGTAGTATTACAGACAGGACTTAAATTCTGAGACAAAGAAATGCACAACGTGGAGGGAGCACTGAGCGGTCAGAATGGCTGTAGGTGGCAAGCATGGCCAGTTATATTTAGATACACATGGATACAAGGGATATCGCATTTCAATCTCTGCTAGCTAGCTGGGCAAACTGTAGGACACTGGCAGCCAGGCACTGGCACAGTGCTGGACCTGTACTGTATATCCCCTGCCGGCACTGACGGTAGCGGCCAGCATGAAACCGGCAACGGGCCATTACCGTCATGCTGCCTGGGCCCATGGAATGAAAGAGGGCACAGGGTAGAGGTGAcaacaatgcaatgtgaagcactcagcaatattcaagttatatggcTGTGGCCTGTGAATGCCTtggtaattgagtctggaccatgcATTCCAGTGGCTAACAGTGTGGACATCAGTCTTTATCTTTTCTCACACATAAATGgcgctgtctgattggctgagcactGTTCTATTATTTGCAATGCACCCCGCTGCCAacagcaactcattcggtacttcgtggtagttacttttttatctcgaataacattaaatgatgcatgatgatgataatgattgcaaatggaaatcgatggaagggagataactctacgtctgtttttcttgtgttgagtgcaaaatctagcaatggctacaaaaAACATTTGAATCTCTTTCCAatacataaattttgacaattttgacattcaaatgtagtccctgtgaatattaagaacgGGAATTACATCGCAgagactttactaagacaatacctacaagaaaaaacagcaagatgcaagattggAATCGTTTGATTcgcacaggttggctgaagtgtacaatttgatgtaacccatgcttc
The window above is part of the Haliotis asinina isolate JCU_RB_2024 chromosome 1, JCU_Hal_asi_v2, whole genome shotgun sequence genome. Proteins encoded here:
- the LOC137282488 gene encoding spermatogenesis-associated protein 22-like — encoded protein: MQRDHHGGPSRPTPTPIFNHRKRQRQAMFADPISNHSNNPSMPTPAQASYPDLMPVGGFQTQGSRQKAQSTSAYGVGSFYTPQKQRSCGANSARVAGGGNRVPSSAPTQSCRSNNYSSNNNNTNNAVRVGWGHQGSQAAVPSKDQRNRIGRGGSNSFSTQSTSINNQPQYQGSHQTARGNYTQQQNRNQNTQGVYDHQPQGGGVWNAERSNCGQSLHQYSQHAAPAGRGGSKGWGGAPPPPNVLLAASPPRPGSLLMNSRGFGQEFTSTHTRSKDVSKASNIKSSRQSGTKGKDQPGLRVLCSSVAMVKRSVLQNDPLGPHLFEMFGVLDSAVVSDKTGTGKEFVLRDETDTIHCIFYEIDRSLPRLIRGQWQRCVGTVEHKSGRLKCVSVRAAGPDEKHLAKLSEHLTEQLMTTGRTTEE
- the LOC137258596 gene encoding uncharacterized protein → MKTLQTEGMIYHGATIKVILACVICDTPARAFVKRVKGHSGYGGCDRCTQNGEWLGKIIFPETDAPLRTDVQFDEMTDDEHHLPGVGKSPFTQLSVGMVSRFPLDYMHLVCLGVTKKLLMLWMKGPVGIKCRIGSTAVNLLSEIITSYSSYIPREFHRKGRSLRDIDRWKATEYRLFLLYTGPVALSSVLSPVLYRNFLLFFTGITCLISPKLSRYFCDYAQELLCLFVHNFADLYGRDMLVYNVHALVHLSDDVKNFGPLDNFSAFAFESYLGEIKKMLRTPNQPLQQVIRRFSEKQSVGHPQRRKTTRTENENLRCKHTDGPLLRGMDAVTQYKEIQTPDIFISRSRGDNCVNINDEVCINRNLILQSDNEKTVIYEKFIDKKDFFTYPLSSSNIGVYKVSQLSRHLEITLLRNVKNKYVLLPKDNEYIALPLLHREN